CTTAATACTATTGGTGCATTgatatattttacaaattctaAATGATTAAGTATAACATTGTTTGTCAATTAGCTTGCAAGATGTAGTTCTGCATCAACTTGAAGATATTGAAATCAAGTCAAACATGTATTACGATATCTTTATGGAACTACTGacatatgtttattttatttgaaaagaataAAATCTAAGTTGTTTGGATATGCGGATGTTGGCTATGTTTTAGAACTCAACAAAtctcaatttcaaacaaaatatgcatTTATCTATGGTAGTGCAATAATATCATATAGATCGAGCGGTGAAATAAGACTAGTCACCTCTTCAAATCATTCAAAGATATTCTTAATTCATAAAACAAATTGTAAACATGTATAGCTAAGCTTAATGATCCAATATATTTGGAAATCACATGGACTATCCTTTATCAAGGATAATGCTAtcaaattatatgaaaaaaatgttccttgtattgcacaaattaaaagAGGATTTATAAAAGATGATAGAACTAATCATATTTTCCTCAAATTATTTGGTACTCACAagctctaagaaaatgatgaaattgATGTTCAACCAatcttattatttgataatcTAGCAAGTCTATTCACAAAAGCATTATCATCaactatattaaaaatgttaagatATAACATTGTAATGCAAAAATTAAGAAATCTACTAATTGAAGTATTGGAGAaagtataatcatatttatacGAGAAGGAGAATATTGACATAGATATactacagtttttttttttcttctgctttTAGGTTTTGTCGTTTTGGGTTTTACTGACAAAATTTTCAATGAGACAATTTATATCATACATGAACGTATAACACCTTTATAGGAGAATAagtcaaaaaaattattcttcatatttgagTTCTAACATTAAATTTTGTTCCATAAGGCTTCATACGGGATATTAGGTCACTAATTGGGGGCAAAAGGCATCAATAACTTGAAGGGACCATTTTCCAAATTGTTTGTTCTCATTGTCCCTTTCATAAATTTATTGGAACAATTTATAGATTTCTATAGATTTAGGACATTTATGTGTATGCATAACAAATATAAACCAACTTGTTTTTAAGGGAAACAAGTGTTGTCAGCCTCTCAAATGCAAGTTTCTTTTGTATGATTTTGGTATGAAATTAAGAATACCATCTCAAACAACTTGTGTAGGGAAGACATGTTAGGGTTAAAGTTTGCCAAGTGCCTCTCTTTCCACTCTCCAAAAAGCCTTTTACAACTTATTTCCAAAAATAGGTGGTATCTCTTTCCGATATAGTCCGCGATACATAATTATGTTATGAACGTTGGATTAGAACATgggaatgaaaaattaattagaacgcgaataagaataaaaaatcattagtatAGAAATCAAATCATACAGtaattaagattttgattcATCTTTTTTGTATGGATTGTGATTGACATTCATTTCTATCTCACTTTTGTTTCTATTCCTACTTCAAGATGTGTCGAGGCACCGTAAATCATGCATAGATTGTTGCATGGAATCTGAGAGAGGATGGAGACAGATAAGATATGTTCCAATGCCCTCACTGGGCAGGCATCCCCTGAATTCTGATTGGGACTAGGAGAAGAACAATCTCCGTGGAAACTGAATTCCCTCCATTGCACGCCTCACCCAACATTTGGAATCCGATTCCAGATGCTGCAAGACATTGGCACTGAAGGTTTAGGTGGGCTGGACGGATGGCACCACCAAAAACCATGTACTGATAAGTGATAAGTCATGAGGAATGGTTGAGCTGCAAAATGGATCATCAGCATGAGATAATGTTTGACCATGATACTTGAACATTTCGTTTTCTCTTGACACTATTGATTAGGAAAACATGCCAAATTTTGATCCCCACAtgggaaataataataataatttcatttcaaataataatgatttctTCTTCTCAATTTCTTTCCATCTTGTGGAATTAATTATGATTAGAGGGCCTCTGGTGGGTGAATCCGGAGAGGAATCAGATGAGATCAAGCAAAAGATCAAATGGATTGGACTTGAAGTACTTGAGCACTACTACAAAACCATAGATTTCGAGGCAGAAAGTGTATAATAACAAAGACTTCCCTTTCCCAACCACTCATAATAGTgggaaaaacaatattttaggGTAAATAATTGAAGCCTATGGCATAATGCGGACCAGTTCTTTCTAGCAAAGTAGGAAGCTGACCCTTTACTGTTTGGTTTTAATATACAAAAGTTGAGATCTTTCTTGATTTTCTGGGGCTTTGGAGAGCAAGTGAGCCAAAAAGAATAAGGAACCCATTTCTTAGCAATGCACTTTTTTCTCTCCTCACTTTTCAAAACACAAATGTTTCAGTTGTTTTCCTCTGAGACAGTTGGAAATCATTGACCCAAGAATAGTATTTGATCCTAAAGATTAGGcgagaaaagagaagaaaactaACTAGAATCAAGatagaaattaattaagaaGCTCAACTTTGGAGAAAGGGAGAAAGTTTATCCTTCtttgaagatatttttttcatagagaggaaaagaagagaaaaattaaCACAATCATATGATGAGAGAAATTGCGAGAGAATTAAGGAGAAGTCTGCATTGAAATAACATCATCCTCTGTACAAAGGCAACAATCAAAGACTGTTGATATTATTGCTGGTTGGATCCAAGGAAAATCCTCCTTTCTGTTGATCTCTAACTAGTAAAGGGGGAAAGATGAGTTGTCTCCTACTTGTGATGTGCTAGCTGATCTCGTGTACTTCTTAGAAGCAGATGGAGATGAAGACATGTCACCAGACCTTCTCCTGAGCATCTGCCTCATCCCATCAGCCACCCGAACAGCAGGGTTGGATTTGAATTTGCGACAGAAAGACATGTGAGCTATCACAGCGTCTTCCAAACAATATGGCTTCTTCCCCCTGTTAACTTCATCTCTAACAGCTTCTGAGCACAACCCACATAGCCATTTCCCGTCGAATTTCGCCTTCACCTCGCTGATATACTCCTGGGTGCAATCTTCTTTCAGGCCACAGCACTCACACTTAACCAATTCAATCTCCATTCACTCTTTCCTGACTATGACAGATCTATGAATGGACGAAGTAATCCGCGAATTATAGCTGATTTTATACTTGGAATTGATTGCAGTCATGATGAGAAACTAGAAAACTTTCCCTGCTGTGGCTCCTGGGTATGGTGTGATGGTGTTGTCTTGCCATAAGAAGAGAGGAAGTGCTGGGTGTTGTTGTTTGAGAGGTTTTATGGTTGGGGATTGAAGAAGAGAATTTATAGTAGGGAAAGCTGCCATAATTTCCTCCATGTTCTAAGGGACACGGGGTAGTGAAAAATGAGACAATGTGGTCAGCGGTGTCTCGGGTTTGGCCTTTTCTAGGATTTAAAACTCAACTGATGAAGGGTTAATGAATTGGATTCTCTCTAGTTCCCTCTGTCATCTTGTGTCATTCATAGATTGTAATATTACTTTAGGGTAGTTTTTCTTTAGTGTTTCTTTTGGTTGATAGACAGTTACTTTCGGTTAACATGGTTGAATGGTGTCTTGGCTCACTTGACCTCCCTCTCACCGGCTCCGGCTCTGGCTTCTggcttgtttgtttgtttctctTGATTCCATGAACGAAGGTTTTGCTATAGTATCAACATCACAACCATACTTTATTGACCAACTTGCCTTGGGTGGTTCAACGGCCAATCAGTGTTTGTTAATAATAACCCTTCAATCTTGGCTGAGTTTGCATAAGAATTTGTAAGAAAAGTGAGTAGTTAACTAATCCAATAACATTTTTCCATAACGCTAATCATTGTTACGATTTCCTACCGCCAATTTCCTGCAATTAACCTATGTTTTTCCTCTCATATTAGACAGTGTTGTTTGGAAGTCAAGGCAGCTATGGGGTCATGGACACATGAGTGTGACACACAAGAaattttggcaacatgacaatGAGGGTTGCAGCTATGTGGTCTTGCAGTGATTTGGGTCTTGATTGCAACTCCACTGACATTTTGTCAACAGAGAAAGTAAGAAGGTATGGCCTTacatgttttgtttattttggtgaACTTTTTTCACGCTCATGGTTTGAAATTTGAGAATTCTCTTATCCTAACTTGTCCCCATTGTCAAATTTTCATGGCGAACCCTTATGGTACTGTGAGCTAGCTAACCATCCCCCTTAATAAAAAGGGAATCAAAATGTTGATCCGATTTTTAGCCAAACTTTCAGGCAAGTTCCCTTTCTCTCTGTGTACAATTCGAACATCACAGGTACATAGATTTTACAGTTAGTACGTAGCCATAATCTCAATGACACTACCactatgttaaaaaaaaattaatattatccaTTTGCATACTGTGATGTTTGATGTTTGGGAGAAAGGTTTCACCCCAGCTTCCCTTTTCTAAGTCTCTCCCATCTTCTCAACCTCTCCTCCATTTTCTCTGACGTGATCCTGACCTTGTCCTCGcatcaatataaaaatgaatagcatcaattattaaaagaaacatGATACACTTAGATTTTccacattttaatttttgtcgTTGGTATGGGACTACTTCCATAAGGTTGCTTTCGCCTCTTCTGTAGCT
This region of Vitis vinifera cultivar Pinot Noir 40024 chromosome 5, ASM3070453v1 genomic DNA includes:
- the LOC100251046 gene encoding uncharacterized protein LOC100251046; this encodes MEIELVKCECCGLKEDCTQEYISEVKAKFDGKWLCGLCSEAVRDEVNRGKKPYCLEDAVIAHMSFCRKFKSNPAVRVADGMRQMLRRRSGDMSSSPSASKKYTRSASTSQVGDNSSFPLY